The following coding sequences lie in one uncultured Bacteroides sp. genomic window:
- a CDS encoding IS982 family transposase has product MLEKKLCISLLFSILMVTKLLIYISIMHNLYAIFAKFLDICKMFSADLVNEKGNIPRRGIVPRFSDLEVISLSLAAESIGIDSESFLFSKLNEYKDDFSSLISRRQYNDRRKLTIGLCNQVRERIASNVDGGEDIFCIDSMPIEVCRPIRSKRCKMGKNNYDKAPNYGYCASQGKHYYGYKLHSLCGLSGVIHSFELTKASVHDIHYLKDVKYNFQNCTIIGDRGYIGAAIQLDLFEKANIKLEVPYRSNQKDWKPVFGPFAKARKRVETLFAQLCDQFMIIRNYAKQTEGLFTRITGEISALTILQYMNKINNKPIGQIKYALI; this is encoded by the coding sequence ATGTTAGAAAAGAAGTTGTGCATATCATTGCTTTTTAGTATTTTAATGGTGACAAAACTATTAATATACATCTCAATTATGCACAACTTATATGCAATATTCGCTAAATTTCTTGATATATGCAAGATGTTTTCTGCTGATTTGGTAAACGAAAAAGGTAATATACCTCGCAGAGGAATCGTCCCGAGGTTCTCTGACTTGGAAGTGATCAGTTTAAGCCTTGCTGCCGAATCAATAGGCATAGATAGTGAAAGCTTTTTGTTTTCTAAATTAAATGAATACAAAGATGATTTTTCTTCTCTGATATCCCGTCGTCAATATAATGACCGCAGGAAGCTTACTATCGGCTTATGTAATCAGGTGCGTGAAAGAATTGCATCCAATGTTGATGGTGGAGAAGATATTTTCTGTATTGATTCTATGCCAATTGAAGTCTGTCGCCCCATAAGGTCAAAACGTTGCAAGATGGGAAAGAATAATTATGATAAAGCTCCCAATTATGGCTATTGTGCTTCACAGGGTAAACATTATTACGGATATAAATTGCATTCTCTCTGTGGACTGAGTGGTGTCATACACTCTTTTGAACTAACAAAGGCAAGTGTTCACGACATTCATTATTTGAAAGACGTAAAGTATAACTTTCAGAATTGCACCATCATCGGTGATCGTGGATATATTGGGGCAGCCATACAACTTGATTTATTTGAAAAAGCTAATATCAAGTTGGAAGTTCCATATCGGTCGAATCAAAAAGATTGGAAACCTGTATTTGGTCCATTTGCTAAAGCAAGGAAAAGGGTTGAAACGCTTTTTGCACAATTATGTGATCAATTTATGATAATCAGAAATTACGCAAAACAAACAGAAGGATTGTTTACCAGAATTACGGGGGAAATTAGTGCACTTACAATCCTTCAATATATGAACAAGATTAATAACAAACCCATTGGACAAATTAAATATGCACTAATTTAA
- a CDS encoding DUF4301 family protein, producing MITPQDKELLAKKGISESQIAGQLSCFVKGFPYLKLDAAASAGKGILLPDTEVQKDYLSAWKEYINQDKTIVKFVPASGAASRMFKNLFEFLGAEYDQPTTEFEKDFFAHIANFAFYEDLKAACLKNEKQDIPALIADGKYKAVVANLLNESGLNYGSLPKGLLKFHNYKDGARTPMEEHLVEGALYASGKAGKANVHFTVSTEHRALFEELVTQKAKVFAEKYNVEYHISFSEQKPCTDTIAAGMDNKPFRNEDGKLLFRPGGHGALIENLNDLVADVIFIKNIDNVVPDKYKDDTVLYKKLIAGVLVKLQAQAFKYLELLDSGKYTIEEIREIIQFVQKKLFCKYTETKNLEDVDLVLYLKSKLNRPMRVCGMVKNVGEPGGGPFLAYNPDGTISLQILESSQIDMNDLKSKEMFENGTHFNPVDLVCAVRDYKGSKFDLTKFVDPATGFISYKSKNGKDLKALELPGLWNGAMSNWNTVFVEVPLSTFNPVKTVNDLLRPQHQNN from the coding sequence ATGATTACACCTCAAGACAAAGAACTGCTTGCTAAGAAAGGAATATCCGAATCACAGATAGCCGGACAATTGTCATGCTTTGTGAAAGGTTTCCCTTATCTGAAATTAGATGCTGCTGCATCTGCCGGTAAAGGAATTCTACTACCGGATACTGAAGTACAGAAAGATTACCTTTCCGCATGGAAAGAGTACATAAATCAAGATAAAACAATCGTAAAATTTGTCCCGGCATCTGGTGCCGCCAGTCGTATGTTTAAGAACCTTTTTGAGTTTCTCGGGGCTGAATATGATCAACCTACTACGGAATTTGAGAAAGATTTTTTTGCTCATATTGCTAACTTCGCTTTTTATGAAGATCTGAAAGCTGCTTGTCTAAAGAATGAGAAACAAGATATCCCCGCTCTGATTGCTGACGGTAAATACAAAGCTGTTGTAGCTAATCTGCTTAACGAAAGCGGATTGAATTATGGCTCACTTCCTAAAGGTTTGCTAAAATTTCACAATTATAAAGATGGAGCGCGTACTCCAATGGAAGAACATTTGGTGGAAGGCGCATTGTATGCATCTGGTAAAGCAGGAAAGGCAAATGTGCATTTTACCGTTTCAACTGAACATCGTGCGCTCTTTGAAGAACTTGTGACACAGAAGGCGAAAGTGTTTGCCGAAAAATATAATGTGGAATATCACATATCCTTTTCTGAGCAGAAACCTTGTACAGATACTATTGCTGCAGGAATGGACAACAAACCTTTTCGTAACGAGGATGGTAAGTTACTGTTTCGCCCGGGAGGTCACGGTGCACTGATTGAGAATCTGAATGATTTGGTTGCCGATGTTATATTTATCAAAAACATAGATAATGTGGTGCCTGATAAATATAAAGATGACACGGTACTTTATAAAAAGTTAATTGCTGGTGTATTGGTAAAACTGCAGGCTCAGGCGTTTAAATATCTGGAACTTTTAGATAGTGGAAAATACACTATTGAAGAGATAAGAGAAATTATTCAGTTTGTGCAGAAGAAACTTTTTTGCAAGTATACCGAAACAAAAAATCTGGAAGATGTAGATTTAGTGCTTTATCTGAAAAGCAAACTGAACCGCCCTATGCGTGTTTGTGGTATGGTGAAGAACGTGGGTGAACCGGGTGGAGGACCTTTCCTTGCATATAATCCTGACGGAACTATTTCGTTACAGATATTAGAAAGCTCACAAATAGATATGAATGATCTTAAGTCGAAAGAAATGTTTGAGAATGGTACTCATTTCAATCCGGTGGATCTGGTATGTGCAGTTCGTGACTATAAAGGATCTAAATTTGACCTGACAAAATTTGTGGATCCGGCAACAGGTTTCATTTCGTATAAATCAAAAAATGGTAAAGATCTGAAAGCTTTAGAACTTCCCGGACTTTGGAATGGTGCGATGAGCAATTGGAATACTGTTTTTGTGGAGGTTCCTCTTTCAACATTTAATCCAGTAAAGACTGTGAACGATTTGCTTCGTCCGCAACACCAGAATAACTAA
- a CDS encoding MFS transporter codes for MQQKRIFGFNRNIFYTGLTSFLTDVSTKMVYSIMPMFLLSIGASKTTLSVIEGIAESTAATLKALSGFWSDKIGKNKPFMILGYGISAIAMPFYAFVCSPIQVLYLRFIERTGKGIRTAPRDSLIAGYAINGDTGKSFGLQKMMDNAGAIVGPLIAFGLLYAFPGDYHGVFLLAGIPAILGIFVLIFGIKEAKKSKEHLLGKFRFKDYSKKYYLLLGIIFLFTLGNSTDALLMVKANEVGVKVVYIPLVYLVMSIVSVALAIPLGTLSDKIGKERILIFGYLVYAIVYFGFGATNSISMIAGLFALYGLYSAATDGIQKALISDLLDSNKQGTGLGIYNALLGITLLPASIIAGLLYDHINSAVPFYFGAGTATLSAILMAGFYKHLKFK; via the coding sequence ATGCAACAAAAAAGGATATTTGGTTTTAACAGAAACATTTTCTATACAGGACTAACAAGTTTTCTTACAGATGTTTCCACCAAGATGGTATATTCAATTATGCCCATGTTCCTGCTTTCCATCGGAGCATCAAAAACTACTTTATCCGTCATAGAAGGCATCGCCGAAAGTACAGCTGCAACACTAAAAGCTCTTTCCGGCTTCTGGAGTGATAAGATAGGTAAAAACAAGCCATTTATGATTTTAGGCTACGGCATTTCTGCCATTGCAATGCCATTCTATGCGTTTGTATGTTCGCCTATTCAAGTGTTATATTTACGATTCATTGAACGCACAGGAAAAGGCATTCGCACAGCACCGCGCGACAGCCTGATAGCCGGATATGCTATAAACGGAGATACCGGAAAAAGTTTCGGACTTCAAAAAATGATGGATAATGCCGGAGCCATTGTGGGCCCGTTAATTGCTTTTGGGCTTCTGTACGCTTTCCCCGGAGATTATCACGGTGTATTTTTATTAGCAGGAATTCCTGCCATATTAGGAATATTCGTTCTTATCTTCGGCATAAAAGAAGCAAAGAAGTCTAAAGAACATTTGCTGGGTAAATTCCGTTTCAAGGACTATTCAAAAAAATATTATTTGCTTCTGGGAATCATTTTTCTTTTTACGCTGGGCAATTCAACAGATGCTTTATTAATGGTTAAGGCAAATGAGGTTGGTGTAAAAGTGGTATACATTCCTTTGGTCTACCTGGTTATGAGCATTGTTTCGGTAGCCTTGGCTATTCCTTTAGGTACTCTATCTGACAAAATAGGAAAAGAAAGAATACTCATCTTCGGTTACCTTGTGTATGCTATTGTATATTTCGGTTTTGGAGCAACTAACAGCATTAGCATGATTGCAGGACTATTTGCACTCTACGGATTATATTCTGCAGCCACGGACGGCATTCAGAAGGCATTAATCAGCGACCTTCTTGACTCAAACAAGCAAGGCACAGGCCTGGGCATTTACAATGCATTGCTTGGCATTACTCTATTACCAGCAAGTATCATTGCTGGTTTGCTTTACGATCATATTAATTCTGCCGTTCCTTTTTACTTCGGTGCTGGTACGGCTACCCTATCCGCAATATTAATGGCAGGATTTTATAAACATTTAAAGTTTAAATAA
- a CDS encoding GNAT family N-acetyltransferase, which produces MLTTRKANSTDCTLINILAAKAFPATYKNILSPEQLNYMFNMMYAPENILQQMNEGHIYFICYKDNEPCGYVSIEQQENDLFHLQKIYVIPDSQGCGAGRFLIKEAIKYIKEIHPAPCTMELNVNRNNKAFHFYERMGLKKLREGDFSIGNGYYMNDYIMGMEL; this is translated from the coding sequence ATGTTAACTACAAGAAAAGCGAATTCAACAGATTGTACGCTAATTAATATTTTAGCAGCGAAAGCATTTCCTGCTACTTACAAAAATATCCTTTCTCCGGAACAACTGAACTACATGTTCAACATGATGTATGCTCCTGAGAACATTTTACAGCAAATGAATGAAGGACATATATACTTTATTTGCTACAAAGACAATGAGCCTTGTGGATATGTATCCATCGAACAACAGGAAAACGATTTGTTTCATTTACAGAAGATATATGTAATTCCCGATTCTCAAGGGTGTGGAGCAGGACGATTTCTAATAAAGGAAGCAATAAAGTACATCAAAGAAATCCATCCAGCCCCGTGTACCATGGAACTGAATGTAAATCGCAATAACAAAGCTTTTCACTTTTATGAACGAATGGGATTAAAAAAGCTGCGAGAAGGAGATTTTTCTATTGGGAATGGATATTATATGAATGACTATATTATGGGAATGGAATTATAA
- a CDS encoding T9SS type A sorting domain-containing protein: MKNLHIKFFVSFFLFGVMQTKAQQLCSFEQGLLDGTQVVDLWTDSPFTTGTCDGWVKAINNPYITTANSSKKVAWFVRPSIGSNKCGVRIKLETPFKLSTTDQYIHIFIYKPNTTRVELQGRKKGSPDIVQFIASSLNSISSNKWVDAVFKVKGANGILIDNLVLFPDCSNTTGRISSDLNIYFDEITISNSSSPRSISTYCTPGGAASSTRYIASASTKGAATELNYTGVSNNDILTYAQGSPIVAYPGSTFQLILNEAARTSTKPTGSWTADVYADWNNNKDFTDTGDYLGRITSQTGSGNYTALFSKSITVPASMGVGAYRLRVKFTDATDTNIANGIYAPCTDVKEGKVLDFDFNVATYSDKPTIILACESGQESYGAVKFENRTGLTAQIANGVGLTAIATPNPGYTFAGWVDLNMGTVMSYNESYKFSAAYDMTLVARFAEDSYCVPQGEGAVSRYLGKVAITIPGQTPVYYIGSESQAETVVSGHFDYRNVSGVNIPRGSSFILKLKKADSSSVFDGLKATIFADWNGDHIFEENEFVTSLTNLKAEENITINVPAEAELFPSRLRARLTDSNIAAGTCDTLGNGIAYDLAFTVIPNSNERFVVSALPTIEGAGTFTLNTPSDNGEYPYGSVLEITAVPANGFKFEKWMKNGVDYGVTMVTNNPLPITVTENLNLQMKVSFTHPEYCAPTESTDNNTDYGLSSGSVLVNGNEAFTIINNSSVNNLIDTYQTDVALGDQLQFKLTGKSNTTWSHAMVYVDWNGDGIFGTDERYIFHRSIGYSGTESDKTAMSNSLYSITVPKTAKIGGTGMRLIVDEDPIYHHTTLEPCPVLYRGTAHTFGLIISPSTMKGDSNTGIKEESSSNSSFFFPNPVKDNITVLAAAGSSIEVLNLVGHTLFKAITQSENSSINLSFLPMGNYILKVINGESVQSSIFIKMN, from the coding sequence ATGAAAAATCTACATATAAAGTTCTTTGTTTCATTTTTTTTATTTGGAGTTATGCAAACAAAAGCTCAACAATTATGCTCTTTTGAACAGGGATTGCTTGACGGTACTCAGGTCGTTGATCTCTGGACGGATTCTCCTTTTACCACAGGTACATGTGATGGCTGGGTTAAGGCCATTAACAATCCGTATATCACAACTGCAAATTCTTCGAAAAAAGTGGCTTGGTTTGTCCGTCCATCCATAGGCAGTAATAAATGTGGTGTGAGAATAAAGCTGGAAACTCCTTTCAAGTTATCCACAACAGATCAGTATATACATATTTTTATTTATAAGCCTAATACTACTCGTGTAGAGCTGCAGGGACGAAAAAAAGGCAGCCCGGATATTGTTCAGTTTATTGCTTCTTCATTAAATAGTATTTCTTCTAATAAATGGGTCGATGCTGTTTTCAAAGTGAAAGGAGCTAATGGAATACTGATAGACAATCTGGTACTTTTTCCTGATTGTTCAAACACAACTGGGCGAATCAGTTCTGATCTTAATATCTATTTTGACGAAATAACGATCAGCAACTCCTCTTCTCCCCGTTCGATATCTACTTATTGTACTCCTGGAGGAGCTGCCAGTTCCACTCGTTATATTGCTTCTGCATCTACCAAAGGAGCGGCTACTGAACTTAATTATACAGGGGTTTCCAATAATGACATCCTGACTTACGCACAAGGCTCACCTATTGTTGCCTATCCGGGAAGTACGTTTCAGCTGATTCTGAATGAAGCTGCACGCACTTCGACCAAACCAACGGGAAGTTGGACGGCTGATGTTTATGCGGATTGGAACAACAATAAAGATTTCACTGATACGGGTGATTATCTGGGACGCATCACTTCACAAACTGGTTCTGGAAATTATACGGCTCTTTTCTCAAAAAGTATAACAGTTCCTGCAAGTATGGGAGTTGGAGCTTATCGTCTTCGTGTTAAATTTACTGATGCCACTGATACCAATATTGCTAATGGTATTTATGCACCTTGTACGGATGTAAAAGAGGGAAAGGTGCTTGATTTTGATTTCAATGTGGCAACTTATTCCGATAAACCGACAATCATTCTGGCTTGTGAGAGTGGACAAGAAAGTTATGGTGCTGTGAAATTTGAAAACAGAACGGGATTGACAGCCCAAATAGCTAATGGTGTAGGGTTAACTGCTATTGCTACTCCAAATCCTGGTTATACTTTTGCCGGATGGGTGGATCTTAACATGGGCACGGTGATGAGTTACAATGAATCCTATAAGTTTAGTGCTGCTTATGATATGACTTTGGTAGCACGTTTTGCTGAAGATTCATACTGTGTCCCTCAAGGTGAAGGGGCTGTTTCCCGCTATCTTGGAAAGGTAGCCATTACCATTCCCGGACAGACTCCGGTTTACTACATCGGAAGTGAAAGCCAAGCGGAAACAGTTGTTTCGGGCCATTTTGATTATCGTAATGTGTCCGGAGTAAATATTCCACGTGGCAGCTCTTTTATATTGAAGTTGAAAAAAGCAGATAGTTCATCCGTTTTTGACGGACTTAAAGCAACAATCTTTGCTGACTGGAATGGTGACCATATCTTTGAGGAAAACGAATTTGTCACTTCGTTGACGAACCTCAAAGCGGAAGAAAACATAACGATTAATGTTCCAGCTGAAGCAGAACTTTTCCCTTCTCGTCTGCGTGCCCGCTTGACAGATAGCAATATTGCCGCTGGAACATGTGATACTTTGGGTAACGGCATTGCTTATGACTTAGCTTTCACTGTAATTCCTAATAGTAACGAGCGATTTGTGGTTTCTGCATTACCAACCATCGAAGGAGCGGGCACCTTTACCCTTAACACTCCATCAGATAACGGGGAATACCCTTATGGAAGCGTTCTTGAAATCACGGCTGTTCCAGCTAATGGATTTAAATTTGAAAAATGGATGAAAAATGGAGTAGACTACGGTGTAACAATGGTGACCAACAATCCGTTGCCTATCACTGTAACTGAAAATTTGAATTTGCAAATGAAAGTTAGCTTTACCCATCCAGAATATTGTGCTCCTACAGAATCTACTGATAATAACACAGATTATGGACTTAGCTCTGGTTCGGTCTTGGTGAACGGCAATGAAGCTTTCACTATAATAAATAATTCTTCCGTAAATAACCTTATAGACACTTACCAGACAGATGTGGCATTAGGGGATCAACTTCAATTTAAGCTGACTGGAAAATCGAACACAACCTGGAGTCATGCTATGGTATATGTGGATTGGAATGGTGACGGCATTTTTGGTACTGATGAACGTTATATTTTCCATCGTTCAATAGGATATTCGGGAACAGAAAGCGATAAAACCGCAATGTCCAATAGTTTATATTCTATCACAGTACCTAAAACCGCTAAAATTGGTGGAACTGGCATGCGTCTCATTGTAGATGAAGACCCTATCTATCATCATACAACATTAGAACCTTGTCCTGTGCTTTATCGGGGAACTGCTCACACCTTTGGTCTTATCATTTCACCTTCTACCATGAAAGGGGACTCAAATACTGGCATAAAAGAAGAATCTTCCTCTAATAGTTCTTTCTTTTTCCCCAATCCGGTAAAAGATAATATTACTGTATTGGCAGCTGCTGGTAGTTCTATCGAGGTATTGAACCTTGTTGGCCATACTCTTTTTAAAGCGATTACTCAATCAGAAAACAGCTCAATTAATCTCTCTTTCTTACCTATGGGCAACTATATTTTAAAAGTAATTAATGGTGAATCTGTTCAATCTTCTATATTCATTAAAATGAATTGA
- a CDS encoding alpha-L-fucosidase: protein MILKKRFLTTIIMTLTLGMNCFSQTTCSIPNQNNRPTPVFPVPSKAQQAWQEMEMYAFIHFGMNTFTDVEWGDGSEQPSRYAPKQALDVNQWVTVCKEAGLKGIILTAKHHDGFCIWNTQSTAHSTAQCSGYGKDDVVKLLSDECAKQGLKFGVYVSPWDRNNAEYGRPGYLDVYRKQIRELCTNYGNLFELWFDGANGGSGYYGGTGGTRTIDASTYYDWPNTIEIIKSLQPNTVIWGIADEARWIGNELGYANETNWCTEYGGSITNAVSGNINGGDWIPGECDVSIRSNWFYHAVNTPKTGEALFDIYIKSVGRNANLILNIPPNTAGRFADADVAALKSWKALMNSNLGADLALSATATASAVRSSGSSGVPLYTAAKVNDGDKDSFWAQEDGTTTASVVLSWNSAQTVKYIMLQEYIRLGQRVKAFEVDIWNGSSWETKLTGTTIGYKRILPFPSAITTTKVRVRITDSKVAPLIHTISVF from the coding sequence ATGATTTTAAAAAAGCGCTTCCTAACTACTATTATCATGACCCTTACTTTGGGTATGAATTGCTTTTCACAGACGACGTGCTCTATTCCAAATCAAAACAACAGGCCGACTCCGGTTTTTCCTGTTCCGAGTAAAGCTCAGCAGGCTTGGCAAGAAATGGAAATGTACGCATTTATTCATTTTGGAATGAACACTTTTACGGATGTTGAATGGGGAGATGGCTCAGAACAACCCTCTCGCTATGCTCCAAAACAAGCGTTAGATGTGAATCAGTGGGTTACAGTTTGCAAAGAAGCAGGATTAAAAGGTATCATATTGACTGCGAAGCATCATGATGGATTCTGTATCTGGAATACTCAATCAACAGCACACAGCACTGCACAATGTTCTGGCTATGGCAAAGATGATGTAGTCAAATTACTTTCTGATGAATGTGCTAAGCAAGGATTGAAATTTGGTGTATATGTCTCACCATGGGATCGAAATAATGCTGAATATGGACGTCCCGGATATTTGGATGTTTATCGTAAGCAAATCCGTGAACTTTGCACTAACTACGGAAATTTGTTTGAGCTCTGGTTTGACGGAGCTAATGGTGGTAGCGGGTATTATGGTGGTACTGGCGGAACACGAACGATAGATGCAAGTACCTACTATGATTGGCCCAATACGATTGAAATTATAAAATCTCTTCAGCCTAATACTGTGATCTGGGGAATAGCCGACGAAGCACGCTGGATTGGTAATGAACTAGGATATGCCAATGAGACTAACTGGTGTACAGAATATGGCGGAAGCATAACTAATGCTGTAAGTGGCAATATTAATGGTGGTGATTGGATACCGGGTGAATGTGATGTCTCAATTCGTTCTAACTGGTTCTATCACGCAGTTAATACTCCTAAAACAGGTGAAGCCCTTTTTGATATCTATATTAAATCAGTAGGAAGAAATGCCAATCTTATCTTGAACATTCCACCCAATACTGCTGGACGGTTTGCTGATGCTGATGTTGCTGCCCTCAAATCATGGAAAGCTTTGATGAATAGTAACTTGGGGGCAGATCTTGCTCTTTCTGCAACAGCCACAGCTTCGGCTGTACGTAGCAGTGGGTCGAGTGGCGTACCTCTTTATACAGCAGCAAAAGTAAATGATGGAGACAAAGATTCTTTTTGGGCGCAGGAAGATGGAACAACGACGGCTTCTGTTGTACTGTCATGGAATTCAGCACAAACAGTGAAATACATTATGCTACAAGAATATATACGTTTGGGACAACGAGTGAAGGCATTTGAAGTGGATATTTGGAACGGATCTTCGTGGGAAACAAAGTTAACAGGCACAACTATTGGGTATAAGCGTATTCTTCCTTTTCCTTCTGCTATTACTACTACAAAGGTTCGCGTGCGAATCACTGACTCAAAAGTGGCTCCGCTGATTCATACTATTTCAGTCTTTTAG
- a CDS encoding NAD-dependent epimerase/dehydratase family protein, with amino-acid sequence MKTAIVIGGTGLVGTQLVNLLLNDQEFEKVVVFGRRSLNITNPKFEEHLIDFSKPESWKDLVKGDALFSCMGTTRAKAGSKKKQYEIDYTYQYNFADIASRNGVNEYVLVSSEGANVRSPFFYMRMKGELEVAVNNIPFKKIVIVRPAQLYGKRNEKRMSENVGLAIRRALNKIGLFQKRRPIHARRVAGAMIESLKYYESTATVSSYELFGLAKFYDRNRHVNYKKSEFNRLYAN; translated from the coding sequence ATGAAAACAGCAATCGTTATTGGAGGTACTGGATTGGTAGGAACTCAACTGGTTAATTTATTATTAAACGACCAGGAATTCGAAAAGGTTGTAGTGTTTGGGCGTAGATCATTAAACATCACAAATCCAAAATTCGAAGAACATTTGATAGATTTTTCTAAACCTGAAAGTTGGAAAGATCTGGTTAAAGGTGATGCGCTGTTTTCATGCATGGGAACGACGCGAGCTAAAGCCGGAAGCAAAAAGAAACAATATGAAATAGATTATACCTATCAGTATAATTTTGCAGATATTGCTTCCAGAAATGGAGTCAATGAATATGTGCTTGTTTCTTCTGAAGGAGCCAATGTCAGGTCTCCATTTTTTTATATGAGAATGAAGGGTGAGTTGGAAGTAGCAGTAAATAATATTCCTTTTAAAAAGATTGTGATTGTAAGGCCTGCTCAATTATATGGTAAACGAAACGAAAAGCGCATGAGCGAAAATGTGGGACTTGCAATAAGAAGAGCTTTGAACAAAATTGGGCTTTTCCAAAAACGTCGGCCTATTCATGCACGAAGAGTAGCTGGAGCAATGATTGAATCACTCAAATATTATGAATCAACTGCAACTGTATCTTCTTATGAGCTGTTTGGTTTGGCTAAATTTTATGACAGAAATAGACATGTTAACTACAAGAAAAGCGAATTCAACAGATTGTACGCTAATTAA